A DNA window from Leopardus geoffroyi isolate Oge1 chromosome A1, O.geoffroyi_Oge1_pat1.0, whole genome shotgun sequence contains the following coding sequences:
- the SNX18 gene encoding sorting nexin-18 isoform X2 translates to MALRARALYDFRSENPGEISLREHEVLSLCSEQDIEGWLEGVNSRGDRGLFPASYVQVIRAPEPGPAGDGGPGAPARYANVPPGGFEPLPAAPPASFKPPPDAFQPLLQPQQAPPPSTFQPPAAGFPYGGGALQPSPQQLYGGGYQASQGSDDDWDDEWDDSSTVADEPGALGSGAYPDLDGSSSAGGAAGRYRLSTRSDLSLGSRGGPAPPQHHPSGAKSSATVSRNLNRFSTFVKSGGEAFVLGEASGFVKDGDKLCVVLGPYGPEWQENPYPFQCTIDDPTKQTKFKGMKSYISYKLVPTHTQVPVHRRYKHFDWLYARLAEKFPVISVPHLPEKQATGRFEEDFISKRRKGLIWWMNHMASHPVLAQCDVFQHFLTCPSSTDEKAWKQGKRKAEKDEMVGANFFLTLSTPPAAALDLQEVESKIDGFKCFTKKMDDSALQLNHTANEFARKQVTGFKKEYQKVGQSFRGLSQAFELDQQAFSAGLNQAIAFTGDAYDAIGELFAEQPRQDLDPVMDLLALYQGHLANFPDIIHVQKDPQKVVLFLNILALYTFGDRSLASFPSLCCSSPRRLPSV, encoded by the exons ATGGCGCTGCGCGCCCGGGCGCTGTATGACTTTAGGTCGGAGAACCCGGGCGAGATCTCGCTGCGGGAACACGAGGTGCTGAGCCTGTGCAGCGAACAGGACATCGAGGGCTGGCTCGAGGGGGTCAACAGCCGCGGCGACCGTGGCCTCTTCCCGGCCTCGTACGTGCAGGTGATCCGCGCCCCTGAGCCCGGCCCGGCGGGCGACGGGGGTCCGGGAGCTCCAGCTCGCTACGCCAACGTGCCGCCCGGCGGCTTCGAGCCCCTGCCCGCCGCGCCGCCCGCCTCCTTCAAGCCGCCGCCCGACGCCTTCCAGCCGCTGCTGCAACCGCAGCAGGCGCCACCGCCGAGCACCTTCCAGCCGCCGGCTGCGGGCTTCCCGTACGGCGGGGGCGCCCTGCAGCCGTCGCCTCAGCAGCTCTACGGCGGCGGCTACCAGGCCAGCCAGGGCAGCGACGATGACTGGGACGACGAGTGGGACGACAGCTCCACGGTGGCCGACGAGCCCGGCGCGCTGGGCAGCGGCGCGTACCCGGACCTCGACGGCTCGTCGTCCGCAGGCGGCGCGGCCGGCCGCTACCGCCTGTCTACGCGCTCCGACCTGTCGCTGGGCTCCCGCGGCGGCCCGGCACCTCCGCAGCACCACCCGTCGGGGGCAAAGAGCTCGGCTACTGTAAGCCGCAATCTCAACCGCTTTTCCACCTTCGTCAAGTCGGGCGGTGAGGCCTTCGTGCTGGGCGAAGCATCGGGCTTCGTGAAGGACGGGGACAAGCTGTGCGTGGTGCTGGGGCCCTACGGCCCAGAGTGGCAGGAGAACCCTTACCCCTTCCAGTGCACCATCGACGACCCCACCAAACAGACCAAGTTCAAGGGCATGAAGAGCTACATCTCCTACAAGCTGGTGCCCACGCACACGCAGGTGCCGGTGCACCGGCGCTACAAGCACTTCGACTGGCTGTATGCGCGTCTGGCGGAGAAGTTCCCTGTCATCTCGGTGCCCCACCTGCCTGAGAAGCAGGCCACGGGCCGCTTCGAGGAGGACTTCATCTCCAAGCGCAGGAAGGGCCTGATCTGGTGGATGAACCACATGGCCAGCCACCCGGTGCTGGCGCAGTGCGACGTCTTCCAGCACTTCCTGACGTGCCCCAGCAGCACGGATGAGAAGGCCTGGAAACAGGGCAAGAGGAAGGCCGAGAAGGATGAGATGGTGGGCGCCAACTTCTTCCTGACCCTGAGCacgccccccgccgccgccctcgACCTGCAGGAGGTGGAGAGCAAGATTGATGGCTTCAAGTGCTTCACCAAGAAGATGGACGACAGCGCGCTGCAGCTCAACCACACGGCCAACGAGTTCGCCCGCAAGCAGGTGACGGGCTTCAAGAAGGAGTATCAGAAGGTGGGCCAGTCCTTCCGCGGCCTCAGCCAGGCCTTTGAGCTGGACCAGCAGGCCTTCTCCGCCGGCCTGAACCAGGCCATCGCCTTCACCGGAGATGCCTACGACGCCATCGGCGAGCTCTTTGCCGAGCAGCCCAGGCAGGACCTGGACCCCGTCATGGACCTGTTAGCGCtgtatcaggggcacctggccaaCTTCCCCGACATCATCCACGTTCAGAAAG ACCCACAGAAAGTTGTTCTATTCCTCAACATATTGGCCCTTTACACTTTTGGAGACAGAAgtcttgcttccttcccttccctgtgctgTTCTTCCCCCCGCCGCCTTCCAAGTGTGTGA